From Halorubrum salinarum, the proteins below share one genomic window:
- a CDS encoding tRNA(Ile)(2)-agmatinylcytidine synthase, with translation MPIVAVDDTDSRERGMCTTYVATRIAARLADGGARIRRRLLVRLNPAVKHKTRGNAAVALHVSGVDAERAAAVAVEAVEEFAAAADPRTSPGVVVADRDADGDPFDPTGAPIPEAVAAFARRALRERLSVVEAVETAEEHGFRHAAVGSAGGAERADEAVAGRGRIGALAAVGAPAAFDDWTFERISYRELDRCGTPREVDADSVFDAAAEGYPTVWDTVDRETGAAVCVPNAPGPILHGIRGDDPAACREVADGIEGEPVERAATFLTNQGTDAHLAPGRIGDLRDGAGYRVAGRIASQPETKRGGHVHVDVAADRDAVADDGAADAGDGTDADRLRAVAFAPTGRFRDRVRALRPGDRVTLCGEHEVRADAAGPESTLKLEKFAVRDLVRTAPAVPTCPDCGRSMSSAGSGQGYRCRDCGTSAPGKVAEPIERDLEPGWYEVPPSARRHVAKPLVRGGFDAPAHPER, from the coding sequence ATGCCGATCGTCGCCGTCGACGACACCGACTCCCGCGAGCGCGGGATGTGCACGACGTACGTGGCGACGCGGATCGCGGCGCGGCTCGCGGACGGCGGCGCCCGGATCCGGCGGCGCCTCCTCGTCCGCCTGAACCCGGCGGTGAAACACAAGACGCGCGGGAACGCCGCGGTCGCGCTCCACGTCTCCGGGGTCGACGCGGAGCGGGCCGCGGCGGTCGCGGTCGAGGCGGTCGAGGAGTTCGCCGCCGCGGCGGACCCGCGGACCTCCCCCGGCGTCGTCGTCGCCGACCGCGACGCCGACGGCGACCCCTTCGACCCGACCGGCGCGCCGATCCCCGAGGCGGTCGCCGCGTTCGCGCGGCGCGCGCTCCGCGAGCGGCTCTCCGTCGTGGAGGCGGTCGAGACCGCGGAGGAACACGGCTTCCGACACGCCGCGGTCGGCTCGGCCGGCGGGGCGGAGAGAGCGGACGAGGCCGTCGCGGGGCGGGGCCGGATCGGCGCGCTCGCGGCGGTGGGCGCGCCGGCCGCGTTCGACGACTGGACCTTCGAGCGCATCTCCTACCGCGAGCTGGACCGCTGCGGGACGCCGCGCGAGGTCGACGCCGACAGCGTCTTCGACGCCGCGGCGGAGGGCTACCCGACGGTCTGGGATACCGTCGACCGCGAGACCGGCGCGGCCGTCTGCGTCCCGAACGCCCCCGGCCCGATCCTCCACGGGATCCGCGGCGACGACCCGGCCGCGTGCCGCGAGGTCGCGGACGGGATCGAGGGCGAGCCGGTCGAGCGCGCGGCGACGTTCCTGACGAACCAGGGCACGGACGCGCACCTCGCGCCCGGCCGGATCGGCGACCTCCGCGACGGCGCCGGCTATCGGGTCGCCGGGAGGATCGCGAGCCAGCCGGAGACGAAACGGGGGGGACACGTCCACGTCGACGTGGCGGCCGACCGCGACGCGGTCGCCGACGACGGCGCGGCCGACGCCGGGGACGGGACCGACGCCGACCGTCTCCGCGCCGTCGCGTTCGCTCCCACGGGTCGGTTCCGCGACCGGGTGCGCGCGCTCCGGCCGGGCGACCGCGTCACCCTCTGCGGCGAACACGAGGTACGGGCGGACGCGGCGGGGCCCGAGAGCACCCTGAAACTGGAGAAGTTCGCCGTCCGCGACCTCGTCCGGACTGCGCCAGCGGTCCCGACCTGCCCCGACTGCGGGCGGTCGATGTCGTCGGCGGGGAGCGGACAGGGGTACCGGTGTCGCGACTGCGGGACGAGCGCGCCGGGGAAGGTCGCGGAACCGATCGAACGCGACCTCGAACCGGGGTGGTACGAGGTGCCGCCGAGCGCGCGCCGCCACGTCGCGAAGCCGCTCGTCCGCGGCGGGTTCGACGCGCCCGCGCACCCGGAGCGGTGA
- a CDS encoding VOC family protein codes for MTGIVFHATERRDAVVEFYRERLNATVRLEQPDCTILEFDGFLFGFCERDAADDCGILTFVYPDRDGVDAASERLGDAVVTEPRENETYDIYQCFAEDPEGRTVECQVFLDEGVDIE; via the coding sequence ATGACCGGCATCGTCTTCCACGCGACGGAGCGGCGCGACGCGGTCGTCGAGTTCTACCGCGAGCGGCTGAACGCGACCGTGCGGCTCGAACAGCCCGACTGTACGATCTTAGAGTTCGACGGGTTCCTGTTCGGGTTCTGCGAGCGCGACGCGGCCGACGACTGCGGCATCCTCACCTTCGTCTACCCGGACCGCGACGGGGTCGACGCCGCGAGCGAGCGGCTCGGCGACGCGGTCGTGACGGAACCGCGAGAGAACGAGACGTACGACATCTACCAGTGTTTCGCCGAGGACCCCGAGGGCCGGACCGTCGAGTGTCAGGTCTTCCTCGACGAGGGCGTCGACATCGAGTAG
- a CDS encoding DUF7543 family protein, which produces MSWSLERDDGTVTEWERSDGYATVRLRERSAGGFVVRLDVMEQATDESAYERERFDDRDAAEERATAWREKRDLDG; this is translated from the coding sequence ATGAGCTGGTCGCTGGAGCGCGACGACGGCACGGTCACCGAGTGGGAGCGATCGGACGGGTACGCGACCGTCAGGCTCCGCGAGCGCTCGGCCGGCGGCTTCGTCGTCCGCCTCGACGTGATGGAACAGGCGACCGACGAGTCGGCCTACGAGCGCGAGCGGTTCGACGACCGGGACGCGGCCGAGGAGCGGGCGACGGCGTGGCGCGAGAAGCGCGACCTCGACGGATAG